One genomic window of Macrobrachium rosenbergii isolate ZJJX-2024 chromosome 51, ASM4041242v1, whole genome shotgun sequence includes the following:
- the LOC136833061 gene encoding uncharacterized protein, whose protein sequence is MNHEVFEEWFRCQLLLNIPPASVIVMDNAPYHSRKVEKVPTMSSKKAVITEWLISKGAKPTEKMLKSQLLEMVKEYSVKIKTTKSTKNCDPSRVLDCLNKFPNSGHLQDQINAGASLSRHGNKTATSHSPSSNRSLKRCLEDDDTNK, encoded by the exons ATGAACCACGAAGTATTTGAAGAATGGTTTCGTTGCCAGTTGCTCCTGAACATACCTCCAGCTTCAGTTATTGTGATGGATAATGCTCCATATCATTCAAGGAAAGTAGAAAAAGTACCAACGATGTCAAGCAAAAAGGCAGTCATTACAGAGTGGCTCATCTCTAAAGGTGCGAAACcaacagagaaaatgttgaaaagtcaacttttagagatggtaaaggagtactctgttaaaataaaaaccac TAAGTCCACCAAAAACTGTGATCCATCTCGTGTTCTTGATtgccttaataagttccccaatTCTGGACACTTACAAGATCAGATTAACGCAGGAGCTTCATTGTCCAGGCATGGCAACAAAACAGCCACCAGTCATTCACCTTCAAGTAACAGAAGCTTAAAACGTTGTCTGGAGGATGACGACACCAACAAATAA